A window from Bacillota bacterium encodes these proteins:
- a CDS encoding Rieske (2Fe-2S) protein, with amino-acid sequence MERWESIGKPDEYPENDRRKLTLHGYEIVIFHLPSGFYAVTSTCPHAGGPLEEAKIVGEHEIQCPWHRYRYDLTDGHSTNQPLYRARVYPIREENGELFVGLPA; translated from the coding sequence ATGGAACGCTGGGAGTCGATCGGCAAGCCTGACGAGTACCCCGAGAACGACCGCAGGAAGTTGACCCTTCACGGCTACGAGATCGTGATCTTCCACCTTCCCTCCGGCTTCTACGCCGTCACCAGCACCTGCCCGCACGCGGGCGGGCCGCTGGAGGAGGCGAAGATCGTGGGCGAGCACGAGATCCAGTGCCCCTGGCACCGCTACCGCTACGACCTGACCGACGGGCACTCCACCAACCAGCCCTTGTACCGGGCCCGCGTCTACCCGATCAGGGAGGAGAACGGCGAGCTCTTCGTCGGCCTGCCGGCCTGA
- a CDS encoding glycosyltransferase family 4 protein, translated as MPPDGYGPWEQVVANLAEGLAARGHEVTVFASGDSRPAGRLEAVVPEHLGAHPELPARELELLHMAHAFEEARSGRFDLLHNHLNCHPLVFTPFVALPVVTTLHGSAYLEPATRVVYRRFAALPYVSISRAEREGLPELHYVANVPNGIRLQDFPFAAATGRYLAFYGRISPKKGADRAVAVARRAGLPLRMAGPVPPEEREFFEQVIRPQLGGRVEYAGELRGAEKARFLGEALALLQLNRVPEPFGLAMVEAMACGVPVVGTAVGSIPEVVADRVTGRLVPGGEDEQVIGAAVRALAGIELIDRAACRRRVEAFFTVERMVEGYERVYHTLVREGR; from the coding sequence GGCCGAGGGGCTCGCAGCCCGGGGCCACGAGGTGACCGTCTTCGCCAGCGGCGACAGCCGCCCGGCAGGCCGCCTGGAGGCGGTGGTACCCGAACACCTGGGCGCCCACCCGGAGCTGCCCGCGCGCGAGCTGGAGCTCCTGCACATGGCGCACGCCTTCGAGGAGGCCCGGAGCGGCCGCTTCGACCTCCTCCACAACCACCTCAACTGCCACCCGCTGGTCTTCACGCCCTTCGTGGCGCTGCCGGTGGTCACCACCCTCCACGGTTCGGCCTATCTGGAGCCGGCCACCCGCGTCGTCTACCGCCGGTTCGCGGCGCTGCCCTACGTCTCCATCAGCCGGGCCGAGCGGGAGGGGCTGCCCGAGCTCCACTACGTGGCCAACGTGCCCAACGGGATCCGGCTCCAGGACTTCCCCTTCGCGGCCGCGACCGGGCGGTACCTGGCCTTCTACGGGCGGATCTCCCCCAAGAAGGGAGCGGACCGGGCGGTGGCGGTGGCGCGGCGCGCGGGCCTCCCCCTGCGCATGGCCGGACCCGTGCCTCCCGAGGAGCGCGAGTTCTTCGAACAGGTGATCCGCCCGCAGCTGGGCGGGCGCGTGGAGTACGCGGGCGAGCTGCGCGGGGCGGAGAAGGCCCGCTTCCTGGGGGAGGCGCTCGCCCTGCTCCAGCTCAACCGGGTGCCGGAACCCTTCGGCCTCGCCATGGTGGAGGCGATGGCCTGCGGCGTGCCCGTGGTGGGGACGGCCGTCGGCTCCATCCCCGAGGTGGTGGCCGACCGGGTGACGGGCCGGTTGGTCCCCGGCGGCGAGGACGAACAGGTGATCGGGGCGGCCGTCCGCGCCCTGGCCGGGATCGAGCTGATCGACCGGGCGGCCTGCCGCCGCCGCGTGGAGGCCTTCTTCACGGTGGAGCGGATGGTGGAAGGCTACGAGCGCGTGTACCATACCCTTGTGCGGGAGGGCCGTTGA